CCCGCAGACACAAAAGGTTATTACTTTCATTCCTTTATTAAATCCTCAGTTGTCACTGTCATTAAATAACTATGGATTTTTCATTAATCTCCTGCTGATCATTAAAATTACTACATCTAATCGTCTTTAGAACATTTGGCCTGATCCATCATGAACATCCACATTTGTATGTCCGGTCTTCCTCCACATACTCAACAAATGAGATCCGGGAGGCCAACGAGCACACAGCATCTGTAGGTTTCTTACACTTCTCCAGGCTGCTGTAAGATGCTACAAGTTAAGGAGCAGACTGTGAGTTGGCCCCATGCAGAGCATAGGCGCAGCTTTGCAGACCATCATCTACATGTTGTAGGCGTTTACTGTCACCAGGTGGCAGTGTTAAAAATATGTGGAACAACCAGCCTGCGGGCTATTCTCGTGTCTgctgttgttgggttttttcagCCTGCAGGAGAAGACCCAAGTCAGAACATAACACGTTCAACCTACGCATATCATCGCAACCATCCCGCTACATGTTGCTGGTTTTTCAAGGACTGCAAGCAAGCATGTCTGCATAGGCATATCCATAATCCTTCGCTTTGCCAAGCAAtgcgaacacacacacaaatgtggtAGCATAAAGTTTTTGGAAAATCTTTTTGTCTTCCTTGTTAACATGACATACCAGCATTTTAAACcaccatttaaaaacaaaataaataaataaaaacaggctACTCTGGGACCCAAGAGATACCACGTGTGGCTTTTGCACTGTCAAAAAGCCAGATGGATTAGTGAAATTAGCAATTTTCTGCTTACCGATTTTAGATTTTACTACATTGGACAGTGATGCCATGAATATATTTGTGTAATATCATTTCAGCAAACACTTAAACAGGAGATTTTAAATGTAGAAACTAAAGCTGAGTCATAAGTGAAAACACTTACTTTGGTATACAGGATTGTAACACTGAGGCAATATCCCTAGTCATCCTACTAATGTCCCTGCCTTCAGTATATCTCAGGGGGAGGCTTAAttttcataaataaaacatcataCGCTATCAAATGCAGACACAGGCAGTCGATGGATGACCTCACCTTGCCATGCATGAGCAGCCTAATGGTAAGGGTGACATTGAGCCCGCCTTCAATCACACCGGAGTCCATGACTGCAACTGCAGGTCAGTACAGAACTGAGGTCTTTGGTCACCGAGATGGATCTgaggaacacagaaaaacatggacACATTAAACTAGAAATATGATGTAGAAAGGCTGAGCTGCCATTCAATAAATGAGACAAATATAATGTAAAATACTGTTCCAAGATGCTGGTAAATAAGCATACCAAGTATTTCGCTattgaatgttacatttcacaATGTGTTTAAAGGCCCGTGGATCCCATTCACCCATCTTACTAAGCAATTATCTTACTAATTATACCAACTCACAACATTAAATTTTGAAATTTCACAAAATCTGTTGGCTGATTGAATACGGCCTGATAAAAAAAAGTTCCAAAcatattgtgtttgtgtgacatttGAAAAAGACTAATTCCACTTCGTGACTTTAGAGGATTCGAAAAAAATAGTCCACAATAAATTTGGGAGATAGCATATGCTAACCTTAATGCTTATGAATACTGATGCGTACTAAGATGAATCAGAGTAATATGGCCAAGGTCTTTTACTAGATTCCCCGGGGTAGGTGAATTTACTTCCAACTATCTGAATGCTGCTTATGTGACTCTAAACAGACGCTGGAAAAACCTCGATGTCAACTAAAACACATATAGCTTATACGCTAACGATGCCTTAATCATTAGCTATGCAAGTTTATCAACAAACATGCGGACACGCTCATCACGAACCGGACCTAAATTTCATAAAACACGCACACAATTTTCCGTGTGAAAAACAAGACATTTAGTGGCACACTTTGGCCGTGTTGTTTTAGTTAAACTCAAATCATTTAACTATTAAAAACTAGTTGTGAACCTGTTAGCCACTTAGCATTGTGGTCGAGCTGGAAAAATGAATGGAGCATGCGTGCGCTACTTAGCTAGCTAGTTAGCTTAATTCGTCAACGTTACAAACAGCTGGCTAGTTATCGGTGGTATTCATAGCGAGGTAGATTGGTCCAGTTTTAATCAAGTGCAGGCGATAAAGACGACAAAACATGCCCATAAAGgagacattaaaataaaactcccCCCTTGACTAGCTAAGCTACTGAGCTCAGTCAGTACGGAGACTGCGTGCTCATCATCACGCGGCCTGTTAGCACGCTGAGCGAGCCGCGGCTAACTGCTGGGCGCGATTTCTTTCCGCGACTTCTGATCAtaacaacaaatataaaaagAGCAAACAGCGAAATCAAACTCACCTGACTCGTGCGCTGATAGGTGATCGGGGGGAGGGTTGGGGTTGTAAGGGTAGAAGGGGAGAGGTTCGGGAGGGTAGAAACCCGGGGGAGAGTTTAGAAAGGACTCGGGGAAGAGGGAAGAGTGATGTGAGATCGAGCTCCACTCCTTTACACAAAGACAACAAAATTGTGACCTCTGAACTTTCCCCTTTCACCCATCACAAACCCCGACTCCTCCCCGAGTCTGACCTATTTTTTTCGTAAAGCACGCCCCGACAAAACGTGGGACAGTTTGCGACAACATGGCAGGTTATATGAAAggatataatttaaaaaataagagtTATGCAATACAGTGCATTGCTAAATTAGTTTTGAAAACGAAAAGCCAGTTAATGGAAATAACAGATTGTCTACGTGTTTTATCTGTTtatataaattaaaagaaaaagttttaaGATATATTTCAGATTTCTTGTACTTTCTAATCTATTCAGATTTAAAAGCtgaataaaatactttttaaggAGCCGCTAGAGGGCGTGATATTCCTTCATCTCCTCTTCttcggctgctccctttaggggtcgctACAGccgatcatctgcctccatctctctctatccctagcatcctcctctttTACGccaccctctgcatgtcctccttgaCTGCACCTATGAATCTTCTGTATGAACTTCCTTCTGCACGGAAGCTCCATATTCAGTATCCTTTATTCAATATATccactcttcctcctctgcaccatgtcagccttgcctctctgaCTTTTTCTCCAAACTGCTTAAACTCAGCTGTCCCTCCGATACACTCGTCTaatcctgtctcattttggttAAATCCCAGTGAAAACCTTCAGagcatcttcaactctgcctcCTGTCTACCAGACATCATTGCAGGAAACCTTTCTATTTGCCCTTGCTGTTATCCTTCTGGGACAAATCATCCCTGACATtggtctccacccactccaccctccCTGCACTCTCTTCACTCTGGATGGTTGACACCAGGTATTTAAATTCACTACCTCTGCTCCTTGTATCTTCACTATTAAACCTGTCTCCTTAGTGAGCATGACATTTATtacaatttctttctttctttttttcttaaaaaaaaaaaaaaaaaaaaaaatctcgaTTTTTCTCAGCAATGTTAAACACACCAAATACTTTTTATGTAACTCCATTTATTaatacaatttatttatttaactttaaaatgaatgatATTAACAAGCAACAGTTCTGCAGCCATGCACAGTAGTgatcataaaataaaaaaaattaaaaaaaacaattatagACAGTATACCTTTACTTAATTAACTATATTTTCTATATCCCTTTTAACTTAATTACATTAAGAAAATCATCTGCACAGTGCTGCAGTCTCTTTTTCAGTTATCTACATGTTTGTCATTGTAATATTAGAGAATAGTAACAGTAGATAAATTGCAACATTTCACCTAAAAATCACAAACCAAAGTTAAATTCAACATGAGGTGGTATCCCAGTGCTGATTaaagttctctctctctcacacacacacacacacacacacacacaaagagctgCTGTATGCATTTCTAGTGTCATACATATATAGTGACCATGTGAGATTTGCTGTGACTCAGCAAAAATCTGCAAAAGGCTATAAGAACTGCTTTAATGCATTGACAGTTAACTGTTAACAGTTAATAGTTGCGCTGTGCTGTTGTTACACAGCTTTTATGTGAAAGCCATGCTTCAAACCAGTCGCCTCAGTCTGagtcgctgctgctgctgctgctgctgctgctggaggacTGTGAAGACAGAGACAGGAAATTATACATCTATCAATAATTTTAAAACAGTTAAAATATAGATTTAAAATTATAAACAATGTCTGATCTGCTTAAGCCATCTTCAACAGTGAACAAAGAAAGACACAGTTTTAAAAGTCACCATCTTTGAAAACTGTTTGCTCTTTTCACTTAAAACTGGAAAATTAAACCATAAACTCTGACATTCTAAATTTAAACCCAGTCTCACCTTGCCATGTTTGTAGTGCTTATGTTTGTGTGCCTTTTTCATCTTCttgtgcatctttttgtttgctttgtgccCCATTAGCCCCATTCCCATTCCTGCAACTCCCCCGGCTAAGGCTCCAGACATGGGATTTAGCCCTCCatgatgaggatgaggatgatgatgaccTTTGTATTTGCCGCCTTTGGGGGAGTGTGGATATGGACCTGGGTGAACACCTGCAGGAGGAACAACTGGATATCCACCTGGAGCCATAGGATAAGGGTGAAGTCCAG
This genomic interval from Oreochromis niloticus isolate F11D_XX linkage group LG5, O_niloticus_UMD_NMBU, whole genome shotgun sequence contains the following:
- the prr13 gene encoding proline-rich protein 13, which translates into the protein MWPNQGPPPPVGPPNPAFPPGYNTGYPAAPPPGAFPQPPPPPYSAGQFPAPMNPAMGPHGAPGAMPYGAPGLHPYPMAPGGYPVVPPAGVHPGPYPHSPKGGKYKGHHHPHPHHGGLNPMSGALAGGVAGMGMGLMGHKANKKMHKKMKKAHKHKHYKHGKSSSSSSSSSSSDSD